In the Apteryx mantelli isolate bAptMan1 chromosome 1, bAptMan1.hap1, whole genome shotgun sequence genome, one interval contains:
- the CASP2 gene encoding caspase-2 isoform X2: protein MLGACGMQRCQQEALKKNRVMLAKQLVLKELMEHMIEKDIITTEMMEVIQLEHCYGSYLPFPVHESCNSKRPRWIEPVERSWDNGDGPPVPPVKHCTPEFYRDHQHLAYKLISEPRGLALILSNMHFSSEKDLEYRSGGDVDCTALEMLFKHLGYQVTVFHDQTAQEMHNALQRFSKLPDHRDVDSCIIALLSHGVEGGVYGTDGKLLQLQEAFQLFDNANCPNLQNKPKMFFIQACRGDETDRGVDQRDGKERSDSPGCEESDANKEENLKLRLPTRSDMICGYACLKGTAAMRNTKRGSWYIEALTSVFAEDSRDTHVADMLVKVNRQIKQREGYAPGTEFHRCKEMSEYCSTLCRDLYLFPGYLARN, encoded by the exons ATGCTGGGGGCGTGCGGCATGCAGAGGTGTCAGCAGGAAGCATTAAAGAAGAACCGGGTGATGCTGGCGAAGCAGCTGGTTTTGAAAGAATTGATGGAGCATATGATAGAGAAAGACATCATCACCACCGAGATGATGGAAGTGATACAG CTGGAACACTGTTATGGATCATATCTTCCATTCCCTGTCCATGAATCATGTAATTCAAAGAGACCACGCTGGATTG AACCAGTGGAACGTTCCTGGGATAATGGAGATGGTCCCCCAGTTCCTCCAGTGAAGCACTGCACTCCAGAATTCTATCGTGATCACCAGCACTTG GCATATAAACTGATATCAGAGCCACGAGGCTTAGCACTTATTCTCAGCAATATGCATTTCAGTAGTGAGAAGGACTTGGAGTACCGCTCAGGGGGAGATGTGGACTGTACTGCACTGGAGATGCTTTTCAAGCATCTTGGGTACCAAGTGACTGTCTTTCATGATCAAACTGCACAG gaGATGCACAATGCATTGCAGAGATTCTCTAAGCTGCCAGATCATCGGGATGTGGATTCCTGCATTATAGCCTTACTTTCCCATGGTGTGGAGGGTGGGGTTTATGGCACTGATGGCAAACTACTACAG TTGCAGGAGGCTTTCCAGCTCTTTGATAATGCAAACTGTCCAAATCTCCAGAATAAGCCCAAAATGTTCTTTATTCAGGCCTGCCGGGGAG ATGAGACAGACCGGGGAGTGGAtcaaagagatgggaaagaacGGTCAGATTCCCCAGGCTGTGAGGAAAGTgatgcaaacaaggaagaaaatcTCAAGCTACGTCTGCCTACACGGTCTGATATGATCTGTGGATATGCTTGTCTGAAAG GCACTGCTGCCATGCGAAACACCAAGCGTGGATCCTGGTATATCGAGGCTctcacctctgtgtttgcagagGACTCCCGAGACACTCATGTAGCTGACATGTTGGTGAAG gTGAATAGACAGATCAAACAAAGAGAAGGTTATGCCCCAGGCACAGAATTCCATCGCTGTAAGGAAATGTCAGAATACTGTAGCACACTCTGTCGGGACCTTTACCTGTTTCCTGGCTACCTGGCACGAAATTAA
- the TMEM139 gene encoding transmembrane protein 139: MWLESHWKNIRQTLLLLFTAALLIGVTMLAISSNINPVGYFFLGVGGVCLMGYLLSVFVECYLKHQRLHDTNERSPNRQSQAGVNAAYEAPTYEEVMTMSPPAIWTIASNPGTVPSPLNEPPPYNTVIESSVQEETVVETLRVSVPTNTRCTSETDRGSRMHLQLVQPPRLQRFVSDIHEVKGIEDRFEPLEPLTPPPAYESVINDEIFENAFQPSIL, translated from the exons ATGTGGTTAGAGTCACACTGGAAGAATATCCGCCAAACCTTGTTGCTTCTTTTCACTGCTGCTCTTCTCATTGGGGTCACCATGCTAGCCATTTCATCTAATATCAATCCAGTAGGCTATTTCTTCCTAGGTGTAGGAGGAGTGTGCCTGATGGGCTATTTGCTGAGTGTGTTTGTCGAGTGTTACCTGAAGCATCAGCGCCTACATGATACAAATGAGAGATCTCCTAACAGACAGAGCCAAGCAGG GGTGAATGCTGCCTATGAAGCACCTACCTACGAGGAGGTGATGACTATGTCACCTCCAGCAATATGGACAATTGCATCCAATCCAGGCACAGTGCCCTCACCACTGAATGAGCCTCCGCCTTACAATACAGTTATTGAATCATCTGTCCAAGAAGAGACTGTGGTAGAGACTCTCAGGGTCTCAGTGCCAACAAACACAAGGTGCACCTCTGAGACAGACAGAGGCTCCAGGATGCACTTGCAGCTGGTGCAGCCCCCCAGGTTGCAGCGGTTTGTTTCAGACATCCATGAAGTGAAAGGTATTGAAGACAGGTTTGAGCCACTGGAGCCACTTACTCCACCACCTGCTTATGAGAGTGTCATCAATGATGAGATCTTTGAAAATGCTTTCCAGCCCTCAATATTATGA
- the CASP2 gene encoding caspase-2 isoform X1 — protein MLGACGMQRCQQEALKKNRVMLAKQLVLKELMEHMIEKDIITTEMMEVIQAKSGSFSQNVEFLNLLPKRGPNAFSAFCEALRETKQQHLEEMILKTESNLSNGVSRLEHCYGSYLPFPVHESCNSKRPRWIEPVERSWDNGDGPPVPPVKHCTPEFYRDHQHLAYKLISEPRGLALILSNMHFSSEKDLEYRSGGDVDCTALEMLFKHLGYQVTVFHDQTAQEMHNALQRFSKLPDHRDVDSCIIALLSHGVEGGVYGTDGKLLQLQEAFQLFDNANCPNLQNKPKMFFIQACRGDETDRGVDQRDGKERSDSPGCEESDANKEENLKLRLPTRSDMICGYACLKGTAAMRNTKRGSWYIEALTSVFAEDSRDTHVADMLVKVNRQIKQREGYAPGTEFHRCKEMSEYCSTLCRDLYLFPGYLARN, from the exons ATGCTGGGGGCGTGCGGCATGCAGAGGTGTCAGCAGGAAGCATTAAAGAAGAACCGGGTGATGCTGGCGAAGCAGCTGGTTTTGAAAGAATTGATGGAGCATATGATAGAGAAAGACATCATCACCACCGAGATGATGGAAGTGATACAG GCCAAGTCTGGGAGCTTCAGCCAAAATGTGGAATTCCTCAATTTGCTGCCCAAGAGAGGCCCTAATGCTTTCTCAGCCTTCTGCGAAGCTCTGCGAGAAACCAAACAGCAGCATCTGGAGGAAATGATCTTGAAGACAGAATCCAACTTGAGCAATGGGGTTTCAAGG CTGGAACACTGTTATGGATCATATCTTCCATTCCCTGTCCATGAATCATGTAATTCAAAGAGACCACGCTGGATTG AACCAGTGGAACGTTCCTGGGATAATGGAGATGGTCCCCCAGTTCCTCCAGTGAAGCACTGCACTCCAGAATTCTATCGTGATCACCAGCACTTG GCATATAAACTGATATCAGAGCCACGAGGCTTAGCACTTATTCTCAGCAATATGCATTTCAGTAGTGAGAAGGACTTGGAGTACCGCTCAGGGGGAGATGTGGACTGTACTGCACTGGAGATGCTTTTCAAGCATCTTGGGTACCAAGTGACTGTCTTTCATGATCAAACTGCACAG gaGATGCACAATGCATTGCAGAGATTCTCTAAGCTGCCAGATCATCGGGATGTGGATTCCTGCATTATAGCCTTACTTTCCCATGGTGTGGAGGGTGGGGTTTATGGCACTGATGGCAAACTACTACAG TTGCAGGAGGCTTTCCAGCTCTTTGATAATGCAAACTGTCCAAATCTCCAGAATAAGCCCAAAATGTTCTTTATTCAGGCCTGCCGGGGAG ATGAGACAGACCGGGGAGTGGAtcaaagagatgggaaagaacGGTCAGATTCCCCAGGCTGTGAGGAAAGTgatgcaaacaaggaagaaaatcTCAAGCTACGTCTGCCTACACGGTCTGATATGATCTGTGGATATGCTTGTCTGAAAG GCACTGCTGCCATGCGAAACACCAAGCGTGGATCCTGGTATATCGAGGCTctcacctctgtgtttgcagagGACTCCCGAGACACTCATGTAGCTGACATGTTGGTGAAG gTGAATAGACAGATCAAACAAAGAGAAGGTTATGCCCCAGGCACAGAATTCCATCGCTGTAAGGAAATGTCAGAATACTGTAGCACACTCTGTCGGGACCTTTACCTGTTTCCTGGCTACCTGGCACGAAATTAA